Part of the Sylvia atricapilla isolate bSylAtr1 chromosome 1, bSylAtr1.pri, whole genome shotgun sequence genome, AAAGTTGCTGGTTACCTCTACAGATTTTGTTACTCTACAtacaaattttaatattttagcaaGGTGGCAGgtcaaactttattttttttttaataaagcatttcCAAAGCATCCTCTTAGTCTTCTGCTTTGCACAGATTTGCTTAGTGCTTAGCATGTGAATAGTCCATCTATTCAAGTAGACTGTTCCTATGCCCTGCGTTGGTCTGGAGCTGGTCTGTAAGGCAGTATTTAAGTAATTCTTTATAACTTAGCTTTGCCATTCCTTATCACTGCATTTTATCTTCTTATTAATCCTATCTAATTTCAAACCATTTCTAATCGTTTGTATTTCTAAGACTTCAGTTAGTCAGCAAGGTGCTTCCactggaaatgctgcattttgtgGAACCAGCTCGGTTACTCTCTGAAGTTTTGACTCTGTGCAGCAACAGAGAACCAGGACTGCCTGGATTTTTTAGCTATCTAATTTTTGCAAGCTGTGACACACCCTGAAATAGGTTGAGAAATACACATAattttcatggggttttttggggggcaggGATTCGTCCTTATTTAAAGGAACACTTAAACAGATTAAAATCTATTCCCTTCCCAGCAAAAGAAAGTATAAATCAATACAAAAGCACTTTCATAAAAAGTGTATCCAAAACTTCAAAACAGATACATTAATTGAATCTTTCTCTCCCCACGTTACTTAGTTTAAAATTCGAAAAGAACGCAATGTCCATGCTGACTGTAAAGGGTCATGGGAAGACATTTCATTTGCAATTGTATTTGGTAAAGAAATCCCAAACCAAGTTGTTCTTGTTTGGGTTGCTCTTTTTCATGGAATTGTGACCTTTTGTAATTTGTATGAGTTCCAAGCATTCGAAATATTCACGGATTAGTCAAACAGTTCAAAGCCTTGCTGCTAGTTGTATTtgaatttcctgtttttccctttcctcagaTTCCACAGAGTAAAATTAGCAGTAGtttgtgtttcatttcaaaGTGCTGAGAAGCTGCTGTCTGCCAGTTACCCAGTTAAAAACAAGAATATCTAAGAACATCTTTAAATTACCATCTACTGCAAATTTGCATTTAGAACTCGTTTAGAACACAAATATCAAACCATAATTGAATATGCAGAAagcagctattttttttaaatcatacCAACCAAAAAAATGGGTAAAGCACTGCTTGATTAGGATTAAAATTGAATATTGACCAATTTTCACTCAAGATAAAGTTACTAGATTCCTCTATTTCAGATCAGAAAGATACTCACAATATTTAGTTTTAAGAAGGTGTGATTCTGTTGGTTTCAGCAGAGCTACATTGTTACTATACTACACAGACTAGGTGATAGTCTAGAATTACTCTTACAAACATAATCTTGAAAATTGTTAATCTTGGCATTCTGAAAGAGCTACACAAGTAGTAGCTCTAAAACACAGATATCAGTTTTTACGGTATAATTTTGTGGGAAAGGAgataagattttattttattctggtttaTGGTTTAATTTAGCCAGGTTAGAATGTGACCTATTCCTGCAAGTTGTTTTCAGCTTAAACACTGTAATTTTCGATGTCACAATGTTCAGAGAGTTTGGATAATTGCTTGGTCTCCAGACTATCAGAATCCATTATGTTCTTAATGGTATATTTCTTGAATTGGAATCTTGAAGAATCAATGCCCAATAACTAACTACTACTGTGTGCCTACTCTTGTGAGCAATTGCACTGATGCCAGAAGCACTATTGGAGTTTGGAGCTTTATAGTGGCAACAAATTTAAGGTGAATTCCAAAAAAAGGACAGGTTTTAAATAGTTGcaataatatgaaaatatagGATACTCTGAAATGTTTGGATCATCTGATCCAGAATATATCTGAATGTGtctgtatttgcattttctctgtcCAAACTATCCAGGATCAGTTCATGTGGTCTAGTCTGCATGGTCAAGGTCTTTTGAGTGGTTTAGTCTACACTGCCTCTGGCTCCTACTCAAATACACCCTCCTGATATTTCCCTCTTGAATCTGAAGTCGTAAAATAAACTACCCTGGGGTCATTAATTCCTCAGTCCTGTCCAAATGAAAATGGATAAACCAGTAGCAATAGATAGTGTGGGtttctgcaaacagcagcaaactgaAGTGGGAACTATGCAGCTGCATCTGCACTCCCAACCAGGCAGTTTTCAGAGATACTCATGCACTGGAGAATGCAGCAGGCTGTAGAAATCACTGTTACAGGGACTTGTTATTTTTGACGTTTAGTCATTTAAAAACCATTTAACTTGTCAGATAGATTTCCCCCAGCacatcaaagaaaagaaatgcctGTTTGTGTGAGTCCAGAGGGACACTACCTTTAGTAACTCTTAGAAGCAGGTAGTTTCCTTTGCATGTTGTAAGTGAGTAAAGCTTTCAGTAGAAAGGGCCCTGCTGGCTTGAGCACTGGGTGGTTTCTCCTGTCATGGATATAAAACTGTATCACAGGGACATCATTAGGAGAATCAGGGAAGGATAtcagctttattatttttcagtatcacttcttcccatttcttcctGAGTCCTGTAGAAGGATGACAGAGATTCATTGCCTTGATGTATATGCCTGCAAATGCTGCATATGACCATAAAATTTCTCACCTATTTATAAACCAGGTGCTTGTTTCTAAGAGTGCCTATTGTTGCATATTATAAAGAAGACACTcgagcagagaaataaaatcatttttctattttaaatctTCCTGGCTTAAGCTCATCATAGGACAGTCTGCTCTTACTAGGAAACAAAACTCAGTCATTTTAAAGCAATCTTCTGCATGGTTCATCTTTGTACTATCAACTGGCAAGCGGtattctgtttctctgtggGCTTCTAAAACCTTCTACAGGAAATGTCAACTGTGAAAACATGAAGTTGGGAGTCTCCCCCCACTCTGATACTGAAAAAACATTATTCTAGTGATTGTAGAGGCAGAGAAGCTATGTCAAGATTACATTAATATTACCCAGAGCTACCATCTTCCCTAGCTGGTTCTGGCCCCTGCcatggaaaaatacaaaggtCCCACTGCACTGGTGACTTCTGAGATGTCCTTTCTTCATTGGCAGTATTATGTTTCAAGCAAATTTCTCTCCTTGAAATTTCTGACCCACATATACATCTTAAAAGAGGAGATAAAAACGTTTGCATTTTGCCCCCAAATTgaccatttcatttttctctctgttttaacCGGAAGCTTTTCCTAGGGAATAATTTCCTACACAAATATTCCGGCTCTAGAtcaataataatttttccagtGTACTTTAATCCCTCTTAAATATTACTGATTTTTCTCCAGAGGAAATTCTGTCTATAGACAAGCCTTTGCACTGAGACCACAGACTATTATCCTTTTAGCATAAGACAGAAGAAATGGATAATGTTACTCTTCGACACTTTTTCCCAGCAGTCCCTAATACCATTTCATTCATACTCTGAAAATTTCCAAACTGGATATATCATTAACCTGAAAACAAGGAACACTGAAGAGTGTTCTGAACTACCAGTTAACTCCAAGACGATGTGCAAGTACAGTGTGAAATACTGTGACTTCTTTGCCATAGGGAAATGTCTAGTACCTCTTCTCAGACTAATGCATATTTAACTTAAGTTAGAAGTGAATTCAAGGATTGCCACTTACAGTGTAATGGCTCTGTTCTTGCCCTTAAAAGTAGATTCTGCAATGTGACAGTGCATTTGCAAGAGCATTCAAAGATTGTGATAAAATACAAACAGGCACTGGCTTATGAACTCAGTAACAAATAATTGTTTCAAAAGAACCAGCAGAACAAACTAAGAATAAGTGCACTCTTTATTGGCCTGATGTGATAAACTCATGAAGTGTGTGCGATATCTGCAGGAAAATCAAAGGATGGTAAAGTGTGAGAAGCCAAAATCATCTTCCGTTATAAACTTTGCATCCATGCAGAGCCTGTAGCATCAGAGGTTGGGGCCTCTGTGTGAAATAGCTTTTTAAGAATTATGATGGTTAATTCTTAACAAAATCCTGGGTAATGTTAAATGGCAATGAAAGGTACAGGGTATCAGTATTTATTGATTCCTCACTGCATGCTCAGTATTGCCATGCACTGAGCACCTGAGCTTCTGTCAGCAGGGAAACTAAGGGCACTCAGCATTTAGAGGAGTGCTTGTGCTTGACAGTGTCAAAGAGGAAAACTAATGCTTACTAACAGAGTAATGAACTTAATTTATGCTTTGGTTTTGGAAATAATGGTATTGTCTTTTTCAGAAACAGTGTCGTCTCCCCCGTCATAGATGTCATAGATTGGAAGACCTTTCAGTACTATCACTCTGTGGGCCTGCATCGAGGTGTTTTTGATTGGAAATTAGATTTTCATTGGGAACCAGTGCCAGAGCATGAAGAGAAGGTACGACAGTCTCCCATCAGCCCTATCAGGTAACAGTCCATCAGACAATGTGCCttgctcagctcagcagcaaaACTGTACAGTTTGGGTCATCTTGGGTCATCTTCCAGCTAACAAGAGAAAGGTGTGGTTACTTACACATGCCCAGTTAATAATTCTGAAGGGATagagtttttgtttgtgttgtttgttttggccTTTAGTAATCATTCTAACTAGATTGCAGTCACACTTTCAATGCGACAAATACTTTCCACACATCGACACAACTAGAGAACAGCCTTACTAGACAAGGTGTGGAGGcttgcaggaaaagggaaagaaagacaGGTCATACAGAGTTAAAAGAGATGTCTTAATCATGATCTACTTGTCTCTTGTTTGGATGGACATGTGTGCAATGTTCCCCAGTGTTCTGAGTCTTATTTTATAATTCAGCTCTTAGCTCCCTTCCCCAGGCAAACCTAAGAATTACACTCCAGTTGTTCTTTATTTTGGTTAGATAATCATTCAAGCTTACATGGAGCAGTATTGAATCATTTGGTAACACTCTCTCTATGGAAATGGCAGAATTTTCACCTTTTGTGTAGTTCCTTATCCATAACTCAAGGTGTTCACTTTCAAACTCTTTTCTACACAGGAGTCCTGCAGTAGCTGGTGCAGTGGTGGCCATGGATCGACATTACTTCCAAAATACTGGAGCTTATGATTCTGACATGACCATGTGGGGAGCAGAAAACCTGGAACTATCTATTAGGGTAAAGATCTTAATTAAAACATCAAGCTGTGACAACTATTGCAATTTTAAGGAACCTGAGTGAAAAAGCAAGAAGATATTTGTAAAAACAGTGCAGAACATGTCGGGCTCTGGAAACGACAACCTTTCCTGCAGAAATCTATCCTCACACTCCAGAGCCTGTCAGGACCATACCAGAACATGCAGCTGCTGTGAGTTAGGAGCATTATGTCAGAAGGAAGTTTTGCTGGCTATCACTCTCTGCCTGAGTCACTGCTTTTGGCACCCTCTGAAAGCTGTCTCTTCTGTTCTGGCATGTTAACATGCACCAAAGGGAGAGTAGCTTTATTTCTTTGCCAGCCTACAGTTTTATTAGCAAATTGTTTCTATTCAATCCTTTGCATTGGTTTTTGCTGGATACAAAGAGTAACTGATATTGAAAACCAATGAAAATCGCGGGCAGAAAGGGCATAGTGTTTTTATTGTCCTAGACAAGGGAAGGTGTGCACCCAGATCTCTCCACTACCCTGCACTGTTCATGCacagaaaaaacataaaagcataTAAATAGCCATACTGGGTCAAATCAGAGGTCTGAATGCCCAGTCTCTTCTCTGTGTGAGGGGAGCAATGTATGAAGAAGCATATAATAATGCTCCTGCTCTTTCCAGGATTTCCTGAAGCAGAGTCTAGACTAAAGGAGCTTCTCCATTTCAGATAAAAGTAATCTAAATAAGGTAATCTCTTTTTGTGCTTTCGCCTGTGTTTCAGACCTGGCTCTGTGGTGGCACTGTAGAAATCATCCCATGCTCCCGAGTTGGGCACGTCTATCGAAATCACTTCCCACGTGCTTTCTCCTATGAAGAGGCCATTGTGAGGAACAAAATCCGAATAGCAGAGACGTGGCTGGGCTCATTTAAAGAGAACTTCTACAAGCATGACACTGTGGCTTTCTTAATCAGCAAGGTAAAGACATCTGTAGAGGTTTGTTTCTGAGGTTTGTGTTAGGATAGGTGAAGGGAGAGGAATAGGAATGGGGGTGTCTGATGCAGTCAGATGCAGGGGATGATCTTTTTATTAAACCTTCCAGTGAAAGAGCTGTCAGAtcagggaggagagagagaaacttGTCCCTGAGTTCAGGCTTGTGCTGAAGTTATCAAACCTTGAAGAGTATAACCTCTCCTCCAAATGACTCCCCAACAagctgtggtttgttttttcactgATAGTACATGGAGGGTTGTAATGCATCTAAAGTGGAAGCCTACACCACTGTGTGCTCAAAGGACCATCCTGGGGGAGGGTTCACTCTTGGTTATGAAGGTCTTCCTCATATGGTTCCTGAGGATATTAAGTATTATTCACAGGCAAGTGGCAAATTATAGTGTCTGTCCTGGAAGGGAACATATCTGAGTGGTCTAGTGACAAAAAAGGtgtgttttttccctgaacTGAAACATCCAGAACTGAGAAAAGTCAGATCCCAACACACCACTATTTACAAGTTACATTTTCTTAGAAGCATGGCCCAGACATCTGACTAGACATTCCTCCAGAAATTTGGAATCCAGCAGCCTGTAAGCTACAACAGGCTTGCAGGCAAGTGTGTGGTGTAGCCCTGGCATGCAGCTACACTTGAACCATCTGCAGGTTACACACAATCCAATAACTACAGAATGGCCACACCTGTTTTTTAAGTACAGTCTCCATGGCAGATCAGGGGTGGTCAACTCTATATCCCTTGTATTACAAAAAAGCTGATGTTTGCTTATTGGGAGTCTTGCAGCTGTGGAGAATGTTATTGGTGAACTTAACGTTGTTAATAATGTTAATGTTGCTGCAGTTCTCAGGAATTCTCTGGCTCCAGTACCTTTTCTTGTAGTCATATTCTTTCTACAAGGCAGTGGACAAACTTATGAGCAGTTATGAATGGAAATGTATCATTTATCTTTCTGTTCATTTAACAATGCCACActtttaaggagaaaaacattCACTGAAAGTATTTAAGCAGAGCATGGGTAGGTGCTGTGCAGTTTTCCCATTCATATTTGCTCCTGTgtttcatggaatcatagacTCACTGTacagagaatggtttgggttggaagggaccttaaagatcatctcattccaactcccctgccgTGTGCAAGGATGCCATTCACTAGATCATGTTGCTCAGGGcgccatccagcctggccttgagcacttccagggatgaggcaccgacagcttctctgggcaacaagTTCCAGTGCCTAACCAACCTCTGAGTAATAAATGTCTTCCCAATAACTAATCTAGAtctgctttctttcagtttaaaactacTGTTCCTTTTTGTAAGTCCCATTTAGGTACTGGGAGGCCGCTCTAAATTCTCCCTGAAGCCTTCACTTCTATTCAGTTTCATCAAGTGATCCCAAACTTGCTCTTCCCTTATAGCTGCAGGACTTCATTCCCCTTCCCCACTCACTCAGAGGATCAGGATCTTGAGAGAATGGAGAGCCTGACTGCCTGCAAAGACTGAGGAATACAACTCAGCCTTCTCCATATCAGTCACCACCAGTTCACCCTTGGTTAACTGTGGGGAGGGGGGTTACACCCTCcttgtcctttcttttctgaccAATGTACTTACAGAATCCCTTCTTGTGATTCTTTGTGTCCCTTGCCAAGTCCTGTTCCATCTTTGCCTTGGCTTTCCTGACCCCACCCAACCAATCCTGATGGCTTTAATGAGcccatctgcactggtgagCCCCACTGGCTCCAGTAACACCTGTCCTGCATGCCTCAGTCATTCGGGGCTGGCCATTACCAAGAAAGCCACGTCCAGTAGGAGCTGCATTATAGTGGGGAGAGGAACAGGACTGTGGTGTGACTCTCTTGTCACCTAGTCCAACCTCCTTATGCTTCACCAGTGGATCTGCCTCTCCAGTCAGCCTACTAATTGTAGAGCCTGGAATGactgtgtttccttttttactgattttcacatattttaaaaagatcttCCCTCCTCGTCTGTGTTGCAGGTTTGAACTCCACTGGCCGGGAGCTTTGTGAGTCAATTGACTCACAAAGGGTTATAGCCACTAGACCAAGCCTTTTAAAATGGCCAGTGAGGTCTTTTAATCATTTAATAATTCCCTGAAGGCTCTTCTTGTCAGCTCAGAAGCAATTTTCTCTACTAAAAACTACAGTCACCAATGATACAGCTTGCTAGCTGTAAGCAGCATGACCTTTTGCCTGAGTTTATTCTAGCCAGAATACTTTCACTACTTCTGAGCATGATGCTCCCTCAAATGATCAATTTTATGATCTCTGTGTGCAGCATACCATAACATAAATGGCCCTTTTTGCGTGTTCCTTTCTTTCACAGCCGATGTTTTCAGCCTGTCAGTGCAGCGGGATGTTATTCAAAAGGCACAAGCAAGCAAGGACATTATTGCCGCTCAGCTGCAAAGAGCCCTAAGGGGATTTATTGCGCTGAGAGGGTGAGCAGAGCCACCTATGGGCCACTATAGAATTCTCCGTGAGTCTGCACCACCATCATTGCTCACTGCAGAGAACAACCAGTGACCCCCATTTAGGTGGCTTTAAACTCTTCTTGGTTTATGGTCTGAATCATATCTTGCACAGGATGCCCGTGGTGTGAGCATTAAACAGATGAATTAAGCTCTTCCCAGCTCTCTACTACTTCAGCCACCCgctcttttgcttcttttcttgtGTGGTTTGCATATTTAATTTACAAGCACAGTTTCCTTTCAGATTGGTTTACAGGGACGATGACTTTCTTTACATTATTTACACCATTTATTCAGTGTCAAATGCAGACTGTAACTAGTATGATAAAATGAGATTTACTGCCATTGCCTTCCTCAGCCAAAGCAGAGTCTCATGAGAAACATCTCTTTTTAGGGGAAACATTTTACTTctgtctttcccttttccagaaaACCTCTAGAGGACAGGTCTGTGTGGTGCAGAATTGCTAAACTTCATTGTTATGCTTATTGAATCTAAGACTGACACTGAAGAATGAGGTTCTCTTTAACATACTGCAACAGTTAAGCTTTGCCTGTAGAGCTTCCAAGGGCAGGTAAACAGTGCCACATGGAATGATTGATCCCTGCCTTTAGAGGCCGACACCTCACCTTTTATCTCCAAGGCCCTTCATTTGTCAGTGTTTTCCATGATGCaaagtccttttctttctttcttgtggaTACAGAGAAATAGTTGGTCTGGGAAAAAGTTATTTACAGGCAATTCTCTGCTTACATTGCCAATTCTAATTTTTGACAAAGAAATCCAGACTAGTTTCCTGGAATTCAATcccaaactgcatttttaaaagtagaaatatGAAGAGGGAAGATCTACTACTGGCAAGAATAAGGAGAGAGACTTTTAATGGATGTTatctgtttttaatatttgggCACTGAGAGatttagaaaagcattttgtgtggttttgaaACTGAAGAATTAGACACATAAGTGCTTAGAGGTTTTGAGACCGCTGTTAGCCATCTTCAGTGCTAAATACCCTCAAATATTCAGACTGTCAGTCCTTTGCAGTGCAGatgcctgcagctgcaccaaGGGTTGAAAGCACTTGTGTTTTTTCCTGATAGAGGTGCTACCATAAAGTTTACAGCTGATATTGTGTCTTTATAATTcaagaaaactgagaaatcaTAGTATAGGTTCTATATAATACGGTATAGGCATTTATAGCTGCAAAACACCTTTGTTCATTAGATTTAGTAACTGTAAGATAAGAGACAAATAATAGGTGATAGACTGTATTTTGGGCTAAATTCTGTCATCACTTTTTCCCTCTGATCATAGACGACTGACAGTAACTGGGTAATTTGGGCTGTTAAAGGCCAGGAGATTGAGGTTTTATCAGTgggaaaaaatctgtattaaatGGCAATCTAATACAATCCCACTGAATTTCAGTGCAACAACTACCAAACTTGGtcctgactttttaaaataaaaaatatgacaaaatcTAATCTATCTTGCAgtacaataataatttttagagGACATACTTATTTTCACAATGTATGTTACTTCCAAAACACTTCTGTCACAATGCCAGACTATGGCTGTTTTAGCACAAAGATTGAAGAAGGCTGCATCTCCCCCTTTGCATATGTCATAAGAGATACATATCAATATCTACAACATTCATGATAGAAAAGGTGGTAGAAATAATTCCTGTGCAGTCATTTCCACTCCTAGCATCTCTAGCACAAGTACACCAGTAACCTTGTtgccctttctccctttctccatAAAGGCAGAGAAGCCAGACTGCAGCGAGCGTCTGCAGCTACAGAAGAGACTGGGCTGTAAAAATTTCCAGTGGTTTGTATCAAATGTGTACCCTGAACTCTCCCAACCTGGAGACACACCAAGATTCTCTGGCAAGGTAAGAGAAAACACACTGTAaagaatgatttattttttttttttgcattgttcAAAGACTCCAGTATCACTTCCATGGTCTGAGTACTTGGTCCAAACAGGCAGTGCAACCAGGgtgggggaagaaagaaaaagagctggCACAAATTCTCACATAAATGTTGAAAGCCAGCCAAGAACTGAACCCAGAGTGTCTGGCTCAGTTCAGTGTCACAGCTCAGAAGACCCTAACCTTAGGTTCTTCAGGTGCCATTAGTAAACGAAAAGAACTGTGTTGCCTCATGCAGAGGGCAGAAGTGACAGCATCCAAGATATCTCTGTGCTGACCCATgtgcacaaagagaaaaaagcccaTTTCTTCAGTCCTGCACTTCCCAAAGCACAGAAGTAATAGCAATAGCAGTTCCCTGGCTGACTGTGTGCAGGACAAAATATTCTTAAtgtctggggatttttttaaatacatagtTGATAATTACAATTTATTACACATTAATTTATTCCCAGCAGGCTTACTGGAAGGGAGTTTCCTCCAACAAGGCAACAAGGTCTACTAATTAATTCACACTCATCTATCTTTAGCCAGATTTTACTGTGTCCTTTTACTATTTTAtgtattctttattttcaaagtcaGCTTAGCAAAAGTGTAAGAACTGAGTGTGGATCACAGGAATtgtcatgtttcttttcttctggaatatCTTGTGTTTCTTCTGACTGCAGTGTTCCTTTGAAGTGCAATTTTCCACTAGCATAAGCATTTTGATACGTTTCTTTTAATTATCATAATAGTTAAGCCCAGAAGTGGATCTCtctaatttaaacaaaattcacatttaaCCTTGGTGAAACTCTGCCTGTTATATCACATTAGTTTGCAAGATCAATATGCAAGATCaagtctgaaagaaaaaaaaaagattaatgaaCAAAATCATATATCATAAAGGGATACAATCACAAAATGTTAGCTGAAGGATATTTTTTTGTATCCAATTGTGATTTATTTCAGTATAAACCTTTACTTACAGCTTTACAATACTGGTGTTGGCTTCTGTGCAGATTACAGGCCTGGAAGAGCTACTGCAGAAGGCTCTATTGAACTCTCCCCTTGCAGTGACAGTCTCACCCAGGTAATGTATACTCTGAGTGTATAGGCACTGTGTCAGATCTGGGGAGCCATGCAGAAGACAGGCACTCCAACATGTAAGAGGCTGGGCTGACACTAGTGGAAATACTGGCATGTCAAAATTAGCATGTCCTAAGGCAACAACAATGCCCACTCTTGCACAGTTGGGTGCCACTCAAAAAATGCCAATGTCCCACATGTCACTGGAGCAGATACCCACACTTTGCTCCAGAAGGTATTGCTAAGTGCTTATTTGTTTAGTATCTCTGGTAGTGTTTGGGGAACAGAAAGCTTGTGAGTTAAAAATATGTAAGAGTTCTGGTGGGGGAGGTCCCCATTAACGACTAAATCTGAAGATTAATCCCTGAACTGCAGTCTAAGGCAGGAGGTAAACTCATTTAGACTCCCTAGCTGGCATTGGCCTAGCTCAGGGTGAGCTGCAGGCACATTTCAAACTGCAGCATGTGAAGAGACTGTCAGAAACACCCTTCtgttcaaatatttattaaactgGAGAATTTTATGATAGGGTGGATTTATGTTACACATAATCATAGTTCACAAAGCCTTTCTTTAGGTAAATAGTTATGCCAGAATTAGCTAGCAGGGGGACTGCTTCGAAGGGTCAAGGCTGTTGGGTCTCTGTCACTCTTGTTTGGGTTGCCTCTTAATAAACATGCACAGGAAATTGTCTTTagaattaacatttaaaaatgaactgGAATGTCCATCCATCATTGTTCAAACAAACCCTCCCTTTCCCAGCGCTTTGAATATAACAGCATGAAGGAAATCTGGCTTGGTTCTGCTCCGCCGCTTTGCTTTGATGTCAGACACGGGAAGGTTATCCCTCAAAACTGTACAAAGGAGACAGAcaacagcagccagcactgggaTGTCCAGGAGGTCAGTAGTGGGTCTGCCATGGGAGAAAGGCAGCTGGTGGTGACTGTGGGATCACTGGGTGATTTC contains:
- the GALNT15 gene encoding polypeptide N-acetylgalactosaminyltransferase 15 isoform X2, with amino-acid sequence MDTAPKAFLKDIILVDDLSQQGPLKSALSEYISKLDGVKLIRSNKRLGVIRGRMLGAARATGDVLIFMDSHCECQKGWLEPLLARLSSNRNSVVSPVIDVIDWKTFQYYHSVGLHRGVFDWKLDFHWEPVPEHEEKVRQSPISPIRSPAVAGAVVAMDRHYFQNTGAYDSDMTMWGAENLELSIRTWLCGGTVEIIPCSRVGHVYRNHFPRAFSYEEAIVRNKIRIAETWLGSFKENFYKHDTVAFLISKAEKPDCSERLQLQKRLGCKNFQWFVSNVYPELSQPGDTPRFSGKLYNTGVGFCADYRPGRATAEGSIELSPCSDSLTQRFEYNSMKEIWLGSAPPLCFDVRHGKVIPQNCTKETDNSSQHWDVQENGMIVHVLSGKCIEAAKSEDEKDLFLGACNKNANQLWQFERSHGLRQR